The following nucleotide sequence is from Roseivirga sp. BDSF3-8.
ATCAGTTCCGTAGTGCCCCCCGGCACCCCGGATGCGACCGTCTCACCGGATTCTGCCTCTTAGCCAGCCGGTTATTTTATCTGTACACGCGTGGCACCATACCCGAACTTGTCTTTCATGGTGTCTTCGAAATACTTGATGTTTTTCAGCGTGGAAAGCTTCTTCTGGATGGCGTTTTTGAGAGTGCCGTTGCCCAGGCCGTGTATAAAGGTAATTTCGTCCTTACCCGCCACGATAGCCTTGTCCAGCATATCCTCAAAGGTGCTCAACTGCAGTTCAAGCATCTGGCGGTTGCTCATATTGTCCTTGTCATTCGTAAGAGCCTCTATATGCAGGTCCACCTTTTCCGGTACCCGCAGCGGTTCAGAACGGGCAGGCTCTGAGGAGCTGCCTGTAAACAGGCTGTCTTTCAGCTTGCCTGCGTCCACCGGCTTTATCTCCGCATCCAGTTGGATCAGGTAAGCCTCCTTTTCAATCACCGGTGACGGCCGCTTACTTTTGAAGAACGTATTTGCCTTAAAGCGGACGCGCTTGAACATCGGGTCCTTCGGCGTAAAGTTTCCTGTCTGGTGAAATATGGCCTGTATGAGAAAAATAGGCCACTTATCGAAGCGCGAAAGCTCGTACTCCGAAAACTTAAGCTGGCCCCTGCCCGACAGTATCGCACAACGCAGGCCGCTGATGTTTCCGTCTTTTTCTTCCGACAGACTAATCGCGATGTCGTAATCCGTGTTATTGATCAGGTAAGCCGCTACCACCTTATCATTCACCTCCGGAAAAGCAAGGTATAGCCCGCTCTCCGCACGAACCTTCGGTGCAGCTTTAGCCGTTTCCGGTTCTTTTTTAGGCTTTATCGACCCAAAGTACTCATCCTCCTGTGAAGAGATCACCACCAGCTCCCTCTTAAGCACAGGAATCTGAAAGCCGTCCTCGATCTCTACTTCTACCAGTGCATTAGGCAGAAAGCGCACTACTATGCCCTCCTCGCTGCCTTTCATCATTCTTACGCGATCTCCGATATTCATATGCAGGATTGTTTTCAGTCAAAAAAAGGAAAATAAAGCCACAATACCCTCCGGAAGGATATTTAATACGGCTCAAAAGAACAGAAAATGAAATTTAGCCCCTTCCACACTGTTAAGCTCCAGCGCAGGAGCCGGTATTTTGATCAGGTCTGCCAGGTATAGTAACGTGTTAAGCACCTTACTATCCCCCTTCCAGTAGCGGAAATTAATGCCGGGTGACAAATAATATTGCCGGTAGCTTTCATAGCCAGCCGCCCTGTTTTCCCTATCCCTTGCATACACCATGCCCCCCGCACCATAGCCAGCATCCACCGTAAGCCAGCCCGGCCAGCCACTGTCCCCTGCCAGCTTCGCTATGTCAAACGAAACCCAGTACGTCTGCCCGTTATAGTCCTTCAGCCATTCCTCCCCAGGGCCCTCACCCAGCACCCCCGGCCGTAGCGGGGCCAGCCCGCTGCGGGTAAAACTAAACTTCGGCACCATCCGCTGCTCCCCCCAGCCCCTTTGCTGTCCGTAAAAGAATAGCGCCCCCCCTGCGTCCGCCAGCAGATCCCCAACTGAAGCCCCATAGTCCGGCGAAAAGCCATCCAGCACCTCTATGGGTACCAGTATCAGAAAGCCCGTAAGGCTGGCGTACAGGGCCGTTTTGTCACCGGCACGCGAAGGCCATATCTGGTATAAGCCATGAGAAAAGACGTAGCCCGCATAAAAATGCCCCGCCTTATCCATCTGCTTCCACTGCGGATTATCATTGAAGAAATGAAAAGAAGTCGTTTCCCCATCATACCATGAGGCAGACAGGTAGCCCATTGTCGCTGTGTACCCCACTCCCGCAGCCAGCAGCATTGCTTCGCTTCCACGGCGTAGGGTATCCGTCTCAGCCACCGGCTGCGACCGGGAGGGTAGGGCAGAGGCCAAAAAGGTGATAATGATTAACAGGCAGCGGACCATCCCGCAAAAATAGCCCGGTACCGCAGGAAAACAATGAATCCCCTCAATCCTTCACTGCCCGGCTATACACTTCTATGCACCGCTCGCGTGCAGCCTTATGGTCCACTATCGGGTCCGGGTAGTCATCCGTGCCGTATTCCGGTACATAGCGGCGCACATACCTGCGGTCTTTATCAAATTTATCCAGTTGAGAGGTAGGGTTAAATATCCGGAAGTAAGGCTGTGCGTCTACCCCCGAGCCTGCTGCCCATTGCCAGCCCCCGTTATTAGAGGCCAGTTCGAAATCCAGCAATTTACGCGCAAACCAGGCCTCCCCCCAGCGCCAGTCTATCAACAGGTGCTTGGTCAGAAAGCTTGCCGTAACCATACGCACCCGGTTATGCATGTAGCCCGTTTCTGCCAGTTGCCGCATGCCCGCATCCACCAGCGGATAGCCCGTTTTACCTTCCCGCCATTTCTCAAACTCCTCCTCATTATTCCGCCACTCTATCCGGTCATATTTAGCCTTGAAGGCATTGTCCGTCACTTCTGGAAAGTTATACAGGATCATCTGGTAAAACTCCCGCCAGATCAGCTCATTCAGGTACGTGTCATTAAGCTCCAGTGCCTTTTTCACCAGTGTCCGGATACCTATTGTCCCATGCCGCAGATGGATTCCCAGGCGGCTCGTACTGTCCTTGTTACCCGGGTAATCGCGGGTTTTATCATACGTTTTTATGATACCTTCATCCGCATCAGCCGGAGGAATGTCCATTGATGAGCGCGTAAAGCCTAGTTCCTCAAGCGTAGGGATACTTTCCTCCACAGGCCCATACCAGTTTTTATAGCGAAGAGCAGATGGAAAAGGCTCCACCTCCGTTTGCTCCAGCTTCTTCATCCAGGTACGCATATAGGGAGTAAAGACCTTATAAGGCTCATTATTGCCCGTTAAAACCTCCTCCTTCTCAAATATCACCTGGTCCTTGAATGTATTGAACTCAATGCCCTTGTCCGCCAGTAGCTTTTGTACCGCACCATCCCTCTCTTTGGCATAGGGCTCATAATCCCTGTTCGTGTACACTGCCGCCACATCATAAGTCTGCGTAAGCTCCTTCCATACCTCTGCCGGTTTGCCATAATACACCCGCAGGCCACCCCCTTTTTCTTTCAGCTTATCGTGCATTTCGGTGAGCCTGTCATGCAGGAAAGTAACCCGTGCATCATCCTCATCCTCCAGCTCATCCAGTATGTGCTTATCAAAAATAAATACCGGCAATACCGGCTTATTTTCCTGTAGCGCATAGTAAAGACCGGCATTATCCTGTAGCCTCAGGTCCCGGCGAAACCAAAATACATTAAGAGATTTATCTGACATGATTGAATAAAAATATCCTTACAGGAATGTTTAAACCAAGTATGGTTTTTCAGTTAAAAAATTAACTTATGAGTATCATTTTCAATAATTACTAAACTATGAAAAAGTTAAAGATCGAAAACCTGAAACTCAAAAGCTTTGTAACCGACATGCCCGGAAAGGTAAGCGTCCGGGCGCGTGGAGGAGCCTTACGGGCCAACTCTGATATACGCAATTGCTCCGCACTTGATGCGTGTGAGACAGCCCTGCAATGCGGCTGATTTTCTGCAGCGTAAAAAACAACAACGCCCGTGGCAAAGCTGCCACGGGCGTTGTTAATAATGATTTTCTCTCTTTTATTTTCACCGGTCAGGGCGCAGCGTCCTCATCCGTACATCAAACTCCTCCTCGTCCGTCAGCTTACGGTCATAATCGTAAATGGCTCCCTCCCAGGTGCCATACATGGCATTAGGGAGTAATATAAACTTCCGGCCAAAATCAGCCTGCAGGCTGTCCGCATCAGCATAGCGCTTATCCGTAGGCTGCTTATCAAAGATACTCATGTAATCCCCCAGGTTATCCCCGAAGAAGAGTACGATCTCACTTTTTTCACGGACCGCTTTGCGTCTCTCTTCCTTATCAGACGTGTCTTCCTTCAGGAAATAATGCGTTGAGTCTACCTGCGGAAAGCCCAGGGCTTCCATATTACGCATGGTTGGCTCCAGGTCGTCCACACTTCGGTTAGAAACATAGTAAATTTCCATGCCCTCGGCATCGGCATAAGTAAGAAATGATACCGCGCCCGGTATGCTGTCCGCCTTCGCTTCAGCAGTCCACTCGCTCCAAGTGGCTGGTGTATACTTTTCATTATCCGCAATCAGGCGTGCGTTGTAGGGGCTGTTGTCCAGAAGTGTTTCATCCACGTCCAGCACAATAGCTTTCCCCCTCAGGTCCGTACCCTCGCGCTTCATTTCATCCAGGCGCATACGCCCCAGGTTA
It contains:
- a CDS encoding DUF2027 domain-containing protein, with amino-acid sequence MNIGDRVRMMKGSEEGIVVRFLPNALVEVEIEDGFQIPVLKRELVVISSQEDEYFGSIKPKKEPETAKAAPKVRAESGLYLAFPEVNDKVVAAYLINNTDYDIAISLSEEKDGNISGLRCAILSGRGQLKFSEYELSRFDKWPIFLIQAIFHQTGNFTPKDPMFKRVRFKANTFFKSKRPSPVIEKEAYLIQLDAEIKPVDAGKLKDSLFTGSSSEPARSEPLRVPEKVDLHIEALTNDKDNMSNRQMLELQLSTFEDMLDKAIVAGKDEITFIHGLGNGTLKNAIQKKLSTLKNIKYFEDTMKDKFGYGATRVQIK
- a CDS encoding DUF2279 domain-containing protein, with protein sequence MASALPSRSQPVAETDTLRRGSEAMLLAAGVGYTATMGYLSASWYDGETTSFHFFNDNPQWKQMDKAGHFYAGYVFSHGLYQIWPSRAGDKTALYASLTGFLILVPIEVLDGFSPDYGASVGDLLADAGGALFFYGQQRGWGEQRMVPKFSFTRSGLAPLRPGVLGEGPGEEWLKDYNGQTYWVSFDIAKLAGDSGWPGWLTVDAGYGAGGMVYARDRENRAAGYESYRQYYLSPGINFRYWKGDSKVLNTLLYLADLIKIPAPALELNSVEGAKFHFLFF
- a CDS encoding deoxyribodipyrimidine photo-lyase — encoded protein: MSDKSLNVFWFRRDLRLQDNAGLYYALQENKPVLPVFIFDKHILDELEDEDDARVTFLHDRLTEMHDKLKEKGGGLRVYYGKPAEVWKELTQTYDVAAVYTNRDYEPYAKERDGAVQKLLADKGIEFNTFKDQVIFEKEEVLTGNNEPYKVFTPYMRTWMKKLEQTEVEPFPSALRYKNWYGPVEESIPTLEELGFTRSSMDIPPADADEGIIKTYDKTRDYPGNKDSTSRLGIHLRHGTIGIRTLVKKALELNDTYLNELIWREFYQMILYNFPEVTDNAFKAKYDRIEWRNNEEEFEKWREGKTGYPLVDAGMRQLAETGYMHNRVRMVTASFLTKHLLIDWRWGEAWFARKLLDFELASNNGGWQWAAGSGVDAQPYFRIFNPTSQLDKFDKDRRYVRRYVPEYGTDDYPDPIVDHKAARERCIEVYSRAVKD
- a CDS encoding pinensin family lanthipeptide yields the protein MKKLKIENLKLKSFVTDMPGKVSVRARGGALRANSDIRNCSALDACETALQCG
- a CDS encoding 5'-nucleotidase, lipoprotein e(P4) family, which translates into the protein MTYKTLAPALLLGCLWTASCQNQQDAPADSVEQPAPSAFSTDNIRENSSLAVLYHQNAAEYRALAYQAFNLGRMRLDEMKREGTDLRGKAIVLDVDETLLDNSPYNARLIADNEKYTPATWSEWTAEAKADSIPGAVSFLTYADAEGMEIYYVSNRSVDDLEPTMRNMEALGFPQVDSTHYFLKEDTSDKEERRKAVREKSEIVLFFGDNLGDYMSIFDKQPTDKRYADADSLQADFGRKFILLPNAMYGTWEGAIYDYDRKLTDEEEFDVRMRTLRPDR